The following are encoded together in the Actinobacillus lignieresii genome:
- the nrdD gene encoding anaerobic ribonucleoside-triphosphate reductase, translated as MIRLQPNQLEGKLGFIEHYLHAKNAADGSKMDANANVTQKNIATMENEMMKDFFVQINRAKVSNKIAELFDEELAGEYLRQIEAHEIYVHDETSLKPYCVSVTMYPFLRDGLTKLGGESKAPKHLASFCGSFVNFVFAVSSQFAGAVATVEFLTYFDYFARKDFGDNYLETHRSEIENHLQQVVYSINQPAAARGYQSVFWNISLYDKHYFEAMFGNFVFPDFERPNWETTAALQIFFMKWFNQERSKAILTFPVVTAAMLTENGKCKDNEFADQMAEELSQGNSFFIYQSDNPDSLASCCRLRNEISDHTFSYSLGAGGVATGSINVITINMNRLVQDGRDLEEEVGKIHKYQYAYRKLMEEYLAAGMLPVYDAGFISLDKQFLTIGINGMAEAAESQGLTVGYNSDYMQFVQSRLKVIFEANQTASKKYGVKFNTEFVPAENLGVKNAKWDKADGYFVPRDCYNSYFYVVEDENTNALDKFLLHGKELIEWLDGGSALHLNLDEALTQSGYRSLLDIAAKTGCNYFCINVKITICNECAHIDKRTLCSCSKCGSQNIDYGTRVIGYLKRVSAFSSARQKEHSLRFYHREAA; from the coding sequence ATGATTCGCTTACAACCTAATCAACTTGAAGGCAAGTTAGGCTTTATTGAGCATTATCTGCACGCAAAAAATGCAGCGGACGGTTCCAAAATGGATGCGAATGCCAATGTTACGCAAAAAAATATTGCGACAATGGAAAACGAAATGATGAAAGACTTCTTTGTGCAAATTAATCGTGCCAAAGTGAGCAATAAAATTGCGGAATTATTTGATGAAGAACTTGCGGGCGAATACTTACGTCAAATTGAAGCGCATGAGATTTACGTACATGATGAGACAAGCTTAAAGCCTTATTGCGTATCGGTCACAATGTACCCTTTCTTACGTGATGGGCTCACCAAATTAGGCGGAGAATCCAAAGCACCGAAGCATCTTGCATCATTCTGTGGTTCTTTTGTGAATTTTGTGTTTGCGGTCAGCTCACAATTTGCCGGTGCGGTTGCCACCGTTGAATTCCTCACGTATTTCGACTATTTTGCGCGTAAAGATTTTGGTGATAACTATCTCGAAACCCACCGCAGTGAAATCGAAAACCACCTACAACAAGTGGTTTATAGTATTAACCAACCGGCTGCCGCTCGTGGCTACCAAAGCGTGTTCTGGAATATTTCGCTTTATGACAAACACTATTTTGAAGCGATGTTCGGTAATTTTGTCTTCCCTGATTTTGAACGTCCAAATTGGGAAACAACTGCCGCACTACAAATTTTCTTTATGAAATGGTTTAACCAAGAACGCTCTAAAGCGATTTTAACTTTCCCGGTAGTAACGGCGGCAATGCTGACCGAAAACGGTAAATGTAAAGACAATGAATTCGCCGATCAAATGGCGGAAGAACTGTCACAAGGTAACTCATTCTTTATTTATCAATCAGATAATCCTGATTCGCTCGCTTCTTGTTGCCGTTTACGCAATGAAATCTCAGATCATACGTTCTCTTATTCATTAGGTGCCGGCGGCGTGGCGACCGGTTCGATTAACGTCATTACCATCAATATGAACCGTTTAGTGCAAGATGGGCGTGACCTAGAGGAAGAAGTCGGCAAGATCCATAAATATCAATACGCTTATCGTAAATTAATGGAAGAATATTTAGCCGCCGGAATGCTACCGGTTTATGATGCGGGATTTATTTCTTTAGATAAGCAATTCCTCACGATTGGTATCAACGGAATGGCAGAAGCCGCCGAATCACAAGGCTTGACCGTTGGTTATAACTCGGATTATATGCAGTTTGTACAAAGTCGTTTAAAAGTCATTTTTGAAGCAAATCAGACCGCTTCCAAAAAATATGGCGTGAAATTCAATACCGAATTTGTACCAGCGGAAAATCTCGGGGTAAAAAATGCGAAATGGGATAAAGCAGACGGTTATTTTGTACCTCGTGATTGCTACAACTCTTATTTCTATGTGGTTGAAGACGAAAATACCAATGCTTTGGATAAATTCTTACTGCACGGGAAAGAGCTCATTGAGTGGCTAGATGGCGGCTCAGCGCTACACCTTAATTTAGATGAAGCACTTACTCAAAGTGGCTATCGCTCATTACTTGATATTGCGGCAAAAACCGGATGTAACTATTTCTGTATCAACGTCAAAATCACGATTTGTAACGAATGTGCACATATTGATAAACGCACCTTATGCAGCTGTTCAAAATGCGGTTCACAAAATATCGACTACGGCACACGCGTGATCGGTTATTTAAAACGCGTATCCGCCTTCAGCTCCGCCCGCCAAAAAGAACACAGCTTGCGTTTTTATCATCGAGAAGCGGCTTAA
- the nrdG gene encoding anaerobic ribonucleoside-triphosphate reductase activating protein codes for MKNLRFCSEQIVWQEVPHETSLAFLITGCPLGCKGCHSTESWKLGSGQILTKNYLTEQLNKYQGLISCVLFMGGEWLPEQLIPLLSYCKQRGLQTCLYTGLERDELSAELLSQLTYLKTGRWIAERGGLSSLTTNQRFIDLRTGENLNHLFIKGV; via the coding sequence ATGAAAAACCTCAGATTTTGCTCGGAACAAATTGTTTGGCAAGAAGTGCCGCACGAAACCTCACTCGCCTTCTTAATTACCGGTTGCCCGTTAGGCTGTAAAGGCTGTCATAGTACAGAAAGCTGGAAATTAGGAAGCGGTCAAATTTTGACAAAAAATTACCTCACCGAGCAATTAAATAAATACCAAGGCTTAATCAGCTGCGTACTTTTTATGGGCGGCGAATGGCTACCCGAACAACTGATTCCGCTACTGAGTTACTGCAAACAAAGAGGGCTACAGACTTGCCTTTATACTGGGCTTGAACGAGATGAGCTTTCCGCAGAGTTACTTTCGCAATTAACCTACCTAAAAACAGGGCGTTGGATTGCAGAAAGAGGCGGTTTAAGCAGTCTTACCACCAATCAACGCTTTATTGATTTACGCACCGGCGAAAATCTCAATCACTTATTTATCAAGGGAGTTTAA
- the rsxA gene encoding electron transport complex subunit RsxA: MVDYILLIISTALINNFVLVKFLGLCPFMGVSKKVETAIGMGMATTFVLTVASLSAYLVETYVLIPLEAQFLRTLVFILVIAVIVQLTEMIVHKTSPTLYRLLGIYLPLITTNCAVLGVALLNVNLSNNLVESVLYGFGAALGFSLVLVLFAALRERLAAADVPRPFQGASIALITAGLMSLAFMGFTGLVKI; encoded by the coding sequence ATGGTCGATTACATTCTTTTAATTATCAGTACCGCACTCATAAATAACTTTGTCCTAGTAAAATTCTTAGGGCTTTGTCCGTTTATGGGGGTGTCTAAAAAAGTGGAAACCGCGATTGGTATGGGGATGGCGACCACTTTCGTGCTGACCGTCGCTTCGTTGTCGGCATATCTCGTCGAAACTTACGTATTAATTCCTTTAGAGGCGCAATTTTTACGTACATTGGTGTTTATTTTAGTTATTGCGGTGATTGTGCAATTAACGGAAATGATCGTCCACAAAACCAGTCCGACTTTATACCGTTTGCTCGGTATTTATCTGCCGTTAATCACGACTAACTGCGCGGTACTCGGTGTTGCGTTATTAAACGTAAATCTTTCCAATAATTTGGTTGAATCGGTACTTTACGGCTTTGGTGCGGCGTTAGGTTTTTCTTTGGTATTGGTTTTATTTGCCGCATTGCGTGAGCGTTTGGCGGCGGCGGACGTACCGCGTCCGTTCCAAGGCGCTTCCATCGCTTTAATTACGGCGGGACTCATGTCGCTTGCCTTTATGGGCTTCACCGGTTTGGTAAAAATCTAA
- the rsxB gene encoding electron transport complex subunit RsxB yields MLAFPIIVYIIIAIAVIALIFGAILGYSSIKLKVEADPIVEQIDALLPQSQCGQCGYPGCKPYAEAIANGDQITKCVPGGPPLVVKIADLLGVEVPAMDGVAEPEVKVALIHEDMCIGCTKCIQACPVDAIIGTNKAMHTVIPDLCTGCELCVAPCPTNCIEMVKQQTTTKTWNWQFDENLVIPVVNTTELQKKLVIGGGKNE; encoded by the coding sequence ATGTTAGCATTTCCTATTATTGTTTATATCATTATCGCTATTGCTGTGATCGCCCTGATTTTCGGTGCGATTTTAGGCTATTCTTCAATTAAGTTAAAAGTTGAAGCCGATCCTATCGTCGAACAAATTGATGCCTTGTTACCGCAAAGCCAATGCGGGCAATGCGGTTATCCCGGTTGCAAGCCGTATGCGGAAGCGATAGCCAACGGTGATCAAATTACCAAATGCGTGCCGGGTGGTCCACCTTTGGTGGTAAAAATTGCGGATCTATTGGGTGTGGAAGTGCCTGCAATGGACGGCGTTGCCGAGCCGGAAGTGAAGGTGGCATTGATTCACGAAGATATGTGTATCGGCTGTACCAAATGTATTCAAGCCTGTCCGGTTGATGCGATTATCGGTACCAATAAAGCGATGCACACGGTCATTCCCGATTTATGTACCGGTTGCGAATTATGTGTCGCGCCTTGCCCGACAAATTGTATTGAAATGGTAAAACAACAAACGACAACCAAAACGTGGAATTGGCAATTTGACGAGAATTTAGTCATTCCGGTGGTAAATACGACAGAGTTACAGAAAAAATTGGTGATTGGCGGAGGTAAAAATGAGTAA
- the rsxC gene encoding electron transport complex subunit RsxC: MSNAIEVLDRIRQGNRSGELWQFPGGIHPMQNKKQSNQKPIRSLHLPKFFYVPVVQHSGWAGELLVKVGDNVLKGQPLTKGDNYRQLPVHAPTSGTVIGIEPYVSAHPSGLPEITVIIETDGKDEWIERRPIDDFLTLTSGQIIEKVYQYGIAGLGGAVFPTASKLSLADKRCKVLIINGAECEPYITCDDRLMQDYTHEFLEGIRILRYVLRPEEVVLAIEDNKPQAIQAVEKALKGSNDITLRVIPTIYPSGASDQLVQVLTGLEIPQGKRSIEMGIVMHNVGTVFAVKRAVMDDEPLIERVVTLTGDKIRNKGNVWARLGTPIQHLLEQVDYQADSRFPVFLGGPMTGFILQSLQAPITKTANCIIAPDHFEYAPPEPERSCIRCSSCSDACPVGLLPQQLYWYARSEDHDKSKEYHLDACIECGVCAYVCPSYIPLIQYFRQEKAKITEIEEKAKKAEEAKARFEAREARLQKEKDARTARIAQAADKRREEIANSAGEDPVAAALARIKAKKAEAQTAEPVQAKANGEPDNSELMAQRRARRLAKHAEVKNEVNDNLSINTVQQVEETDPKKAAVAAALARARAKKAAQAPEQAVENTGKVATATEAEDPRKAAVAAALARAKAKKAAQQADQQEQAQAGENAEKVATATEAEDSRKAAVAAALARAKAKKATQQADQQEQEQAVENAEKVVTATETEDPRKATVAAALARAKAKKAAQQSAEQAVENAEKVVTATEAEDPRKAAVAAAIARAKAKKMSQGLSND; this comes from the coding sequence ATGAGTAATGCGATAGAGGTATTGGATCGTATTCGCCAAGGCAACCGATCCGGAGAATTATGGCAATTCCCGGGCGGGATTCACCCGATGCAAAATAAAAAGCAATCGAATCAAAAACCGATTCGCAGTTTGCATTTGCCTAAATTTTTCTATGTACCGGTTGTGCAACATTCGGGTTGGGCGGGCGAACTTTTGGTTAAAGTCGGTGATAACGTATTAAAAGGACAGCCGCTGACCAAAGGCGATAACTATCGCCAGTTACCGGTACACGCACCGACATCGGGCACGGTTATCGGTATCGAGCCTTATGTGTCGGCACATCCGTCCGGTTTACCCGAGATTACCGTGATTATTGAAACGGACGGTAAAGACGAATGGATTGAACGCCGACCGATTGACGATTTTTTAACGCTGACAAGCGGTCAAATTATCGAAAAAGTTTACCAATACGGCATTGCCGGTTTGGGCGGTGCGGTATTCCCGACCGCTTCAAAACTCAGCCTAGCGGATAAGCGTTGCAAAGTATTGATTATCAACGGTGCGGAGTGCGAGCCGTATATTACTTGTGACGACCGTTTAATGCAGGATTATACCCACGAGTTTCTTGAGGGGATTCGTATTTTGCGTTACGTGCTACGTCCGGAAGAAGTGGTGTTAGCGATTGAGGATAATAAACCGCAGGCGATCCAAGCGGTAGAAAAAGCCTTAAAAGGTTCGAACGATATTACGTTACGAGTCATCCCGACTATTTATCCGTCCGGTGCAAGCGATCAATTAGTTCAGGTATTAACCGGTTTGGAAATTCCGCAAGGCAAACGTTCGATTGAAATGGGCATTGTGATGCACAATGTCGGAACGGTGTTTGCGGTTAAACGTGCGGTAATGGACGATGAACCGTTAATTGAACGCGTGGTAACACTAACCGGCGATAAAATTCGCAATAAAGGCAATGTGTGGGCAAGACTCGGAACGCCGATTCAACATTTATTGGAGCAGGTCGATTATCAAGCGGACAGCCGTTTTCCGGTGTTTTTAGGCGGACCGATGACCGGTTTTATTTTGCAATCCTTACAAGCGCCGATTACCAAAACGGCAAACTGTATTATTGCGCCGGATCATTTTGAATACGCGCCGCCGGAGCCTGAGCGCAGCTGTATTCGTTGTTCAAGTTGCTCGGATGCTTGTCCGGTCGGGTTACTGCCGCAACAGCTTTACTGGTATGCACGCTCGGAAGATCACGATAAGTCAAAAGAATACCATTTGGATGCCTGTATCGAATGCGGTGTCTGCGCTTACGTTTGCCCGAGTTATATTCCGCTGATTCAATATTTTCGCCAAGAAAAGGCAAAAATAACGGAAATCGAAGAAAAAGCGAAAAAAGCGGAAGAGGCGAAAGCTCGTTTTGAAGCGAGAGAAGCTCGCTTGCAAAAAGAAAAAGACGCTCGAACTGCACGTATCGCGCAAGCGGCGGATAAACGCCGAGAAGAAATAGCAAATTCTGCCGGTGAAGATCCGGTAGCCGCTGCTTTGGCTCGAATCAAAGCAAAAAAAGCGGAAGCACAAACTGCAGAGCCTGTACAAGCTAAAGCAAACGGCGAGCCGGATAATAGCGAATTAATGGCACAACGCCGAGCAAGACGTTTGGCAAAACATGCCGAAGTTAAAAATGAAGTAAATGACAATCTTTCTATCAATACTGTGCAGCAAGTAGAAGAGACTGATCCTAAGAAAGCTGCGGTTGCTGCCGCATTAGCGCGTGCAAGAGCGAAAAAAGCAGCTCAAGCGCCGGAACAAGCGGTTGAAAATACCGGAAAAGTTGCAACCGCAACAGAAGCGGAAGATCCGCGTAAAGCGGCGGTCGCGGCAGCGTTAGCCAGAGCCAAAGCGAAAAAAGCAGCGCAACAAGCCGATCAGCAAGAACAGGCGCAAGCGGGCGAAAATGCCGAAAAAGTTGCAACCGCAACAGAGGCGGAAGACTCACGTAAAGCCGCGGTCGCAGCAGCATTAGCCAGAGCCAAAGCGAAAAAAGCGACACAACAAGCCGATCAGCAAGAACAGGAACAAGCGGTCGAAAATGCCGAAAAAGTTGTAACCGCAACAGAAACGGAAGACCCGCGTAAAGCAACGGTCGCAGCAGCGTTAGCCAGAGCGAAAGCGAAGAAAGCGGCACAACAATCCGCTGAACAAGCGGTCGAAAATGCCGAAAAAGTTGTAACGGCAACTGAAGCGGAAGACCCACGTAAGGCGGCAGTCGCGGCGGCAATTGCTAGAGCGAAAGCGAAAAAAATGAGTCAAGGGTTATCAAATGACTAA
- a CDS encoding trimeric intracellular cation channel family protein — MTNLFDSLLPPFPWSFLFIQDLIGTIVFAVSGAIAARQHKMDIFGMFILAFVTGVGGGTLRDVMIGSTPVFWMKQPIYVLMITLAVIITAVFKNNFSKKEWQTGLLIFDAIGLGVFTVIGVQKGLDFGLHPLIAIALGGMTGCFGGVIRDILRNEVPIVLQKEVYVTASLIGGVIFVLFYSAGVESRWVDIATVVTVIVIRLLAIRFNLNLPRI, encoded by the coding sequence ATGACTAATTTATTCGACAGCTTATTGCCGCCTTTTCCTTGGTCATTCTTATTTATTCAAGATTTGATCGGCACGATCGTGTTTGCCGTATCCGGGGCAATTGCGGCTCGACAACATAAAATGGATATTTTCGGTATGTTCATTTTAGCGTTTGTGACCGGTGTCGGCGGCGGTACGTTGCGTGATGTGATGATCGGCAGTACGCCGGTTTTTTGGATGAAGCAACCGATTTATGTTTTGATGATCACTCTTGCGGTAATTATCACTGCGGTTTTTAAAAATAATTTCAGTAAAAAAGAGTGGCAAACCGGTTTACTGATTTTCGATGCGATTGGTTTGGGTGTGTTTACTGTTATTGGGGTGCAAAAAGGCTTGGATTTCGGCTTACATCCGTTGATTGCGATTGCATTAGGCGGAATGACCGGCTGTTTCGGCGGCGTGATTCGAGATATTCTACGTAATGAAGTGCCGATTGTGTTACAAAAAGAAGTATATGTCACGGCAAGTCTTATCGGCGGTGTGATTTTTGTGTTGTTCTATTCCGCCGGCGTTGAAAGCCGCTGGGTAGATATTGCCACGGTCGTTACCGTGATTGTGATACGTTTATTAGCGATTCGATTTAATTTAAATTTACCGAGAATTTAA
- the rsxD gene encoding electron transport complex subunit RsxD, with protein MFKMVSSPHTHSSNLTAKFMLWVMVAMLPALGMQAYFFGYGVFIQVFIALLLAVAIEIAIAKLRRKPTAFYVADLSGVLTALILAMSIPPYAPYWIIVIGIIVALLLAKHSYGGLGQNLFNPAMVAYALLLVSFPVQMTGWLVPIDLLNEPPTFGDAISLVFSGVTSDGFSVHQLLGSVDGIAQATPLDSAKTSMQKLGVEGVLQSPIFSGLFANGWWQINLAFLAGGLLLIYKRIIHWQIPAAMLGMFALLSGLTDLLLPHTHLNVVSQLFSGAMMFGAFFIATDPVTASITPRGKLIFGGLIGLFVYLIRYYGNYPDAVAFSVLLANICVPLIDHYTQPRLYGSGR; from the coding sequence ATGTTTAAAATGGTGAGTTCTCCCCATACCCATTCGTCCAATTTAACGGCGAAATTTATGCTATGGGTTATGGTTGCAATGTTACCCGCGTTGGGGATGCAAGCGTATTTTTTCGGTTATGGTGTTTTTATTCAAGTTTTTATCGCACTGTTGTTGGCGGTAGCGATTGAAATCGCTATTGCAAAATTGCGTCGAAAACCGACCGCTTTTTATGTTGCGGATTTAAGCGGTGTATTAACTGCGCTGATTTTAGCCATGTCGATTCCGCCTTATGCGCCTTATTGGATCATTGTAATCGGGATCATTGTGGCGTTATTACTGGCGAAGCATTCCTACGGCGGTTTAGGGCAGAATTTATTTAATCCGGCAATGGTTGCTTATGCGTTATTATTGGTTTCGTTTCCGGTACAAATGACCGGCTGGCTTGTACCGATTGATTTATTAAACGAACCGCCGACATTCGGCGATGCTATTTCGTTAGTGTTTTCCGGCGTAACCAGTGACGGCTTTAGCGTACATCAATTACTGGGCAGTGTGGACGGTATCGCACAAGCCACGCCGCTCGACAGCGCCAAAACCAGTATGCAGAAATTAGGCGTAGAAGGCGTATTACAATCGCCGATTTTTAGCGGCTTGTTCGCAAACGGTTGGTGGCAAATTAATTTGGCGTTTCTTGCCGGCGGTTTGTTGCTAATTTATAAACGCATTATTCACTGGCAAATTCCGGCGGCGATGTTAGGGATGTTTGCTTTATTGAGCGGGCTAACCGATTTATTGTTACCGCATACTCACTTAAATGTCGTTAGCCAGCTTTTTAGCGGTGCAATGATGTTCGGCGCTTTCTTTATTGCAACCGATCCGGTTACTGCTTCGATTACGCCTCGCGGTAAATTGATTTTCGGCGGCTTAATCGGTTTATTTGTGTACTTAATCCGTTATTACGGCAATTATCCGGATGCGGTGGCGTTTTCGGTATTATTGGCAAATATTTGCGTGCCGTTAATTGACCATTACACTCAACCACGATTATATGGAAGCGGAAGATAA